In Cryptomeria japonica unplaced genomic scaffold, Sugi_1.0 HiC_scaffold_82, whole genome shotgun sequence, the following are encoded in one genomic region:
- the LOC131049731 gene encoding agmatine hydroxycinnamoyltransferase 1 yields the protein MKVLRGEGVLIKPCAGKDQRELVELNNFDLIAHPMYVKLVYVFQAPTPSSEVLKEGLAKVLAEFREWAGRYTKETPSGCLGINLNDEGVLVIEAEADGTIVNAMPFDPSSFLLELVPPTSTVVNELLLLQFTRFTCGGLVIGLARHHHVADGKAATFFMNSWAKIVGGECILPPLHDRSLLKARDPPQPCFEHYESNTVNHEHSPILSTLTTKKFHFDAMFLQKLKSKVNGSDPSKKPYTTFEILVAHMWKCITKARGLDGDVKTKASIPVGGRRRLNPPLPEEYFGNVVYESFAQSIASEIINGSLEFISELIHKSVTKVDDNFIHSAIDFFEMRKSMLGPRSLNDRTDVFPVSWMKFPMHHFHFGVGGPVYVGPSLVLMEGLLILYDSCGKEGGVEVMVCLSKADMNVLEQNWFQV from the exons atgAAAGTGTTGAGAGGCGAAGGTGTGTTGATCAAACCCTGTGCGGGTAAAGATCAGCGTGAGCTTGTTGAGCTAAACAATTTTGATTTGATTGCACACCCAATGTACGTGAAGCTCGTGTATGTTTTCCAAGCTCCTACCCCGAGCTCAGAGGTGTTGAAGGAAGGACTGGCCAAAGTTCTGGCGGAGTTCAGAGAATGGGCAGGGAGATACACGAAAGAAACACCGAGTGGGTGCCTTGGCATCAATCTGAATGACGAGGGTGTGCTTGTCATAGAAGCCGAAGCAGATGGAACAATAGTAAATGCAATGCCCTTCGATCCCTCTTCATTCCTCCTTGAGTTGGTGCCACCCACATCCACCGTGGTCAATGAGCTTTTACTCCTGCAG TTTACTCGATTTACTTGTGGAGGGTTGGTGATAGGCCTAGCTCGTCATCATCATGTTGCAGACGGAAAAGCAGCTACTTTTTTCATGAACTCGTGGGCAAAAATTGTTGGAGGAGAGTGTATTCTACCTCCACTACATGACCGATCTCTATTAAAAGCAAGAGATCCTCCCCAGCCATGTTTTGAGCATTATGAATCTAATACTGTAAACCATGAGCACTCTCCAATACTGTCCACTCTAACCACAAAAAAGTTTCATTTTGATGCAATGTTTTTACAGAAACTCAAGTCGAAGGTAAATGGATCTGATCCATCAAAAAAACCCTATACTACTTTTGAAATCCTTGTTGCCCATATGTGGAAATGTATTACAAAAGCTCGAGGCCTTGATGGGGATGTAAAAACAAAAGCTAGCATTCCCGTGGGTGGAAGAAGAAGGTTGAATCCTCCGTTGCCTGAAGAATACTTTGGTAATGTTGTCTATGAATCATTTGCTCAATCTATTGCATCAGAGATCATAAATGGGTCTTTAGAATTTATTTCAGAGTTGATACATAAGTCAGTTACCAAGGTTGATGATAATTTTATACATTCAGCGATTGATTTTTTTGAGATGAGGAAATCAATGTTAGGGCCACGGAGCCTTAATGATAGAACTGATGTATTCCCAGTAAGTTGGATGAAATTTCCTATGcatcattttcattttggagtGGGTGGCCCAGTGTATGTAGGTCCTTCATTAGTGCTGATGGAAGGCCTTTTAATTTTGTATGATTCCTGCGGTAAAGAGGGAGGCGTAGAAGTCATGGTTTGCTTGTCAAAAGCAGATATGAATGTACTTGAACAGAATTGGTTTCAAGTTTGA